One Ostrea edulis chromosome 2, xbOstEdul1.1, whole genome shotgun sequence genomic region harbors:
- the LOC130051423 gene encoding uncharacterized protein K02A2.6-like, giving the protein MRMTTGRIGRLDVFDPAIETWTTYEERLDNYFTANEVDNDKKVPALLSLVGPKTYALLRDLTAPDLPKSKTYQELTKALKDHHSPKPLVIVERFRFHKRDQKEGGSVREYIAALRKLSELCEFKDVLYDTLRDKFVCGLRNEQIQKKHISPTSGINKLSTYKDKKKGHQNKSTAAQQCYRSNGSHASDACRFIQETCRQCGKRGHIQRACRSKPSVKPAKKNNRKNIHEMEVSDDFEPMFSLSGSAMGGFKDAIWIKPHVNGNEFPMELDTGSAMSVINSETYGKKFPNVRLTDADITLRTYSGENIKPLGVCSVNVKMDDQQQQLKYVVDKGGPPLFGREWLRKLDWAEIKALETSKQSVRGVLERYKNVFTDDLGMLKDISARIKVQESATPKFCKARVVPYSLRPKVDQELDRLIKKGILSKVEHSECVTPIVPIPKKDGSVRICGDFKVTVNPVLDVEQYPLPKIEDIFASLAGGQKFTKLDLKNAYLQMTMREQDRPYLTINTHCGLFQYQRLKFGIASAPAIWQRAMDTVLQGLEGVHCNMDDMIITRRTAEEHLENLEQVLKQLNRYGLKANVAKSEVMKDKIEFCGHVLDAESLHKTSKKIEDVLNAPEPKNVSELRAFLGLVNYYGRFMENLATHSAPLYNLLKDNSRFIWSEHMQIGISENQRTCDVRPSTGPL; this is encoded by the coding sequence ATGAGGATGACCACCGGTCGTATAGGAAGACTCGACGTGTTCGATCCAGCAATCGAAACGTGGACGACTTACGAAGAAAGGTTGGATAATTACTTCACAGCAAACGAAGTGGACAACGACAAAAAAGTTCCCGCGCTTCTGAGCCTCGTGGGGCCCAAAACGTATGCACTGTTAAGGGACTTAACGGCACCCGACTTGCCAAAGTCTAAGACATATCAAGAACTCACAAAAGCATTAAAGGACCATCATTCACCGAAACCATTAGTGATTGTCGAAAGATTTAGATTTCACAAGCGTGACCAGAAGGAGGGAGGGAGCGTGCGTGAGTACATTGCTGCTCTTCGAAAACTCAGCGAACTCTGTGAGTTTAAAGATGTTTTATATGACACATTAAGGGACAAATTTGTGTGTGggttaagaaatgaacaaataCAAAAGAAACACATATCCCCTACGTCCGGTATCAACAAGCTTAGCACGTATAAAGACAAGAAAAAAGGTCACCAAAACAAATCTACGGCAGCCCAGCAGTGTTATCGAAGCAATGGAAGCCATGCCTCGGATGCCTGCAGATTTATCCAGGAAACGTGTAGGCAGTGTGGAAAAAGGGGACACATACAACGAGCTTGTCGTTCAAAACCATCTGTGAAACCAGCAAAAAAGAACAACAGGAAAAATATACACGAAATGGAAGTGTCAGATGATTTTGAACCAATGTTTTCACTAAGTGGCAGCGCTATGGGAGGATTCAAGGATGCAATTTGGATAAAACCCCATGTGAATGGAAATGAATTCCCTATGGAACTGGACACAGGATCAGCAATGTCGGTTATCAACAGCGAAACCTACGGTAAAAAATTTCCAAACGTAAGGTTGACAGACGCCGACATTACCCTTAGAACATACTCTGGAGAAAATATCAAGCCACTGGGTGTGTGTTCAGTCAACGTAAAAATGGATGATCAACAACAACAATTAAAGTATGTAGTTGACAAGGGGGGACCACCCTTATTTGGTCGTGAGTGGCTAAGAAAACTAGACTGGGCCGAAATCAAGGCATTGGAGACTAGCAAACAAAGTGTAAGGGGAGTACTTGAGAGATACAAAAACGTGTTCACTGATGATCTGGGAATGCTGAAGGACATATCTGCAAGAATAAAAGTACAGGAGTCTGCAACACCCAAATTTTGTAAAGCTCGAGTTGTACCATACTCGTTGCGCCCCAAAGTCGATCAGGAACTGGACCGTCTTATCAAAAAAGGAATCCTTAGCAAGGTAGAACACAGTGAATGTGTTACCCCCATTGTTCCTATTCCAAAAAAGGATGGATCTGTGAGAATTTGTGGTGACTTCAAGGTCACAGTTAATCCTGTCTTGGATGTAGAACAGTACCCACTGCCAAAAATTGAAGACATATTTGCAAGTTTGGCAGGAGGAcaaaagtttacaaaattgGACTTGAAAAACGCCTatttacaaatgacaatgagGGAACAGGACAGACCATACCTTACAATAAACACTCACTGTGGACTGTTCCAGTATCAGAGACTCAAGTTTGGAATAGCCTCCGCCCCAGCAATATGGCAGAGAGCCATGGATACAGTTTTGCAAGGACTAGAAGGAGTACACTGCAATATGGATGATATGATCATAACCAGGAGAACGGCTGAGGAACATCTAGAAAACTTGGAACAAGTTTTGAAGCAACTCAATCGTTATGGATTAAAAGCAAATGTTGCTAAGAGTGAGGTCATGAAGGACAAAATCGAATTTTGTGGCCATGTTTTAGACGCAGAAAGTTTGCACaagacatcaaagaaaattgaGGACGTACTGAATGCCCCTGAACCAAAGAATGTGTCCGAACTCAGAGCCTTCCTGGGACTTGTGAATTACTATGGACGTTTTATGGAGAACTTGGCTACTCACTCAGCACCATTGTATAACCTTCTTAAAGACAATTCTAGATTCATTTGGTCAGAACACATGCAAATTGGCATTTCAGAAAATCAAAGAACTTGTGACGTCAGACCAAGTACTGGTCCATTATGA
- the LOC125679829 gene encoding uncharacterized protein K02A2.6-like yields the protein MTFDIKTTKKHSNADALSRLLVPIGNEELNEESYDVTELYMIQQLDSLPVSSKEIQRETVKDTTLKVVYDMNASGWPASANNLNEALKAYFTRRNEISIYQGCLFWGIRVIIPQNIRSRVLEELHEGHSGIVKMKTVACILVWWPGIDKDLETLVKSCKGCQDNRPMPPEAPIHPWEWPQRAWQRIHVDFAGPFQGSMFLVAVDAFSKWPEVVQMSTTTADRTVDVLRRIISRNGLPDSLVSDNGPQFVFETFQDFMKYNGFVM from the coding sequence ATGACATTCGATATAAAAACCACAAAGAAACACAGCAACGCTGATGCACTATCAAGACTTCTGGTACCAATTGGAAATGAAGAATTGAATGAAGAATCATATGATGTAACTGAACTGTACATGATTCAGCAACTCGACAGCCTACCTGTTAGTAGTAAAGAAATTCAGAGAGAAACTGTGAAGGACACTACTCTGAAAGTGGTATATGACATGAATGCATCAGGATGGCCAGCATCTGCAAATAACCTGAATGAAGCCCTAAAGGCATACTTCACCCGCAGGAATGAAATCTCCATTTATCAGGGATGTTTATTTTGGGGAATTCGTGTTATCATTCCTCAGAACATTCGTTCCCGTGTCTTAGAGGAACTTCACGAGGGACACTCTGGGATCGTTAAGATGAAAACTGTTGCATGCATTCTAGTATGGTGGCCTGGTATTGACAAAGACCTAGAAACTCTTGTAAAAAGCTGTAAAGGGTGTCAAGACAACCGACCCATGCCACCAGAAGCACCTATTCACCCATGGGAATGGCCCCAACGAGCATGGCAAAGGATACATGTAGACTTTGCTGGTCCATTCCAAGGAAGTATGTTCTTAGTTGCAGTTGACGCATTCTCGAAATGGCCTGAAGTAGTCCAGATGTCAACGACAACAGCGGACCGCACAGTGGATGTACTGCGTAGAATAATTTCAAGAAATGGTCTACCAGACTCACTTGTCTCAGACAACGGACCACAGTTTGTGTTTGAAACCTTCCAAGACTTTATGAAGTACAACGGATTCGTCATGTGA